From Sceloporus undulatus isolate JIND9_A2432 ecotype Alabama chromosome 6, SceUnd_v1.1, whole genome shotgun sequence, one genomic window encodes:
- the GLCE gene encoding D-glucuronyl C5-epimerase isoform X2, translating into MRCLAARINYKTLIVICVLFALVTVLLWNRCSSSQAGPFLRGPISSFRAEGPEKWAAASESNHGDAPAPAKQQSEEASPQEQQKAPPVVGGFHGNKFLGLKYEEIDCLINDEHTIKGRREGGEVFLPFSWVEKYFEVYGKIAQYDGYDRFEFSHSYSKVYTQRSPYHPDGVFMSFEGYNVEVRDRVKCISGIEGVPLSTQWGPQGYFYPIQIAQYGLSHYSKNLTEKPPNIVMYETAEERDQSSRPGDWTVPKGCSVTTLSDKSRFTNVKQFVVPESSEGASLQLGNAKDFIISFDLKFVTNGSISVVLETTEKNQLFTVHYVSNTQLISFKDRDISYGIGPRTSWSTVTRDLVTDLRKGVGLSNTKAVKQTKIMPKKVVRLVVKGKGFIDNITISTTAHMAAFFAASDWLVRNQDEKGGWPIMVTRKLGEGFKSLDPGWYSAMAQGQAISTLVRAYLLTKEHTFLGAALRATAPYKLPSEQHGVKAVFMNRHDWYEEYPTSPSSFVLNGFMYSLIGLYDLKETAGEKLGREAKLLYDRGMESLKAMLPLYDTGSGTIYDLRHFMLGTAPNLARWDYHTTHINQLQLLSTIDESPIFKEFVKRWKSYLRGGRAKHN; encoded by the exons ATGCGTTGCTTGGCGGCTCGGATCAACTACAAGACCCTGATCGTCATCTGCGTCCTCTTTGCCTTGGTGACGGTGCTGTTGTGGAACCGGTGCTCCAGCAGCCAAGCGGGGCCCTTCCTGCGCGGCCCCATCAGCAGCTTCCGGGCCGAGGGGCCAGAAAAGTGGGCGGCCGCCTCGGAGAGCAACCACGGCGATGCCCCTGCCCCGGCCAAGCAGCAGAGCGAGGAGGCTTCTCCCCAGGAGCAGCAGAAGGCCCCGCCGGTGGTGGGGGGCTTCCACGGGAACAAGTTCCTGGGGCTCAAGTACGAAGAGATTGACTGCCTGATCAATGATGAACACACCATCAAGGGCCGGCGGGAGGGTGGCGAGGTCTTCCTGCCCTTCTCCTGGGTGGAGAAGTACTTTGAGGTCTACGGGAAGATTGCCCAGTACGACGGCTACGACCGCTTCGAGTTCTCCCACAGCTACTCCAAGGTCTACACACAAAGATCCCCCTACCACCCAGACGGGGTCTTCATGTCCTTCGAGGGGTACAACGTGGAGGTCCGCGACCGGGTGAAGTGCATTAGCGGCATCGAAG GTGTGCCGCTGTCTACCCAGTGGGGACCCCAAGGCTATTTCTACCCCATCCAGATTGCCCAGTATGGACTCAGCCATTACAGCAAGAACCTGACCGAGAAGCCTCCGAATATCGTGATGTACGAGACGGCTGAGGAGCGGGACCAAAGCAGCCGGCCGGGGGACTGGACCGTCCCGAAGGGCTGCTCCGTCACAACACTGTCTGACAAATCCAGATTCACAAACGTCAAACAGTTTGTCGTCCCAG AAAGCTCTGAGGGAGCATCACTACAGCTGGGGAATGCAAAagatttcattatttcttttgatCTCAAGTTCGTAACGAACGGGAGCATTTCGGTGGTTCTGGAGACGACCGAGAAGAACCAGCTCTTTACCGTGCACTACGTCTCCAACACGCAACTGATCTCTTTTAAGGACAGGGATATTTCCTATGGCATCGGGCCCAGGACTAGCTGGAGCACAGTCACGCGAGACCTGGTGACGGACTTAAGGAAGGGGGTCGGTCTCTCCAACACGAAAGCGGTCAAGCAGACCAAAATCATGCCCAAGAAGGTGGTGAGGTTGGTGGTGAAGGGCAAGGGCTTCATCGACAACATCACTATTTCCACCACGGCTCATATGGCCGCTTTCTTCGCTGCCAGCGATTGGCTGGTGAGGAACCAGGATGAGAAGGGCGGCTGGCCCATCATGGTGACCCGGAAGCTGGGAGAAGGCTTTAAATCCTTGGACCCAGGCTGGTACTCAGCCATGGCCCAAGGACAGGCCATTTCCACCTTGGTCAGGGCTTACCTGTTGACGAAAGAACACACCTTCCTCGGTGCAGCCTTGCGGGCGACCGCACCTTACAAGCTCCCATCAGAGCAACACGGCGTGAAGGCTGTCTTCATGAACAGACACGACTGGTACGAGGAATACCCGACGTCGCCCAGCTCCTTTGTGCTGAACGGGTTCATGTATTCCCTGATCGGCTTGTACGACTTGAAGGAGACGGCCGGCGAGAAGCTGGGCCGGGAAGCCAAGCTCCTCTACGACCGGGGCATGGAGTCCCTGAAAGCCATGCTCCCGCTGTACGACACAGGTTCAGGGACCATCTACGACCTCAGGCACTTCATGCTGGGGACAGCGCCCAACCTGGCCCGCTGGGACTACCACACCACCCACATCAACCAGCTCCAGCTCCTCAGCACCATCGACGAGAGTCCCATCTTCAAGGAGTTTGTCAAGAGGTGGAAGAGCTACCTGCGAGGCGGCCGGGCCAAGCACAACTGA
- the GLCE gene encoding D-glucuronyl C5-epimerase isoform X1 — MQKKDPLLSHLSFISLTHLSLIYWKWTYLGYDVNMRCLAARINYKTLIVICVLFALVTVLLWNRCSSSQAGPFLRGPISSFRAEGPEKWAAASESNHGDAPAPAKQQSEEASPQEQQKAPPVVGGFHGNKFLGLKYEEIDCLINDEHTIKGRREGGEVFLPFSWVEKYFEVYGKIAQYDGYDRFEFSHSYSKVYTQRSPYHPDGVFMSFEGYNVEVRDRVKCISGIEGVPLSTQWGPQGYFYPIQIAQYGLSHYSKNLTEKPPNIVMYETAEERDQSSRPGDWTVPKGCSVTTLSDKSRFTNVKQFVVPESSEGASLQLGNAKDFIISFDLKFVTNGSISVVLETTEKNQLFTVHYVSNTQLISFKDRDISYGIGPRTSWSTVTRDLVTDLRKGVGLSNTKAVKQTKIMPKKVVRLVVKGKGFIDNITISTTAHMAAFFAASDWLVRNQDEKGGWPIMVTRKLGEGFKSLDPGWYSAMAQGQAISTLVRAYLLTKEHTFLGAALRATAPYKLPSEQHGVKAVFMNRHDWYEEYPTSPSSFVLNGFMYSLIGLYDLKETAGEKLGREAKLLYDRGMESLKAMLPLYDTGSGTIYDLRHFMLGTAPNLARWDYHTTHINQLQLLSTIDESPIFKEFVKRWKSYLRGGRAKHN; from the exons ATGCAAAAAAAAGATCCTCTTTTGTCCCATTTGTCTTTTATCTCATTGACTCATTTGTCCCTGATCTACTGGAAATGGACCTATCTCGG gtACGATGTGAATATGCGTTGCTTGGCGGCTCGGATCAACTACAAGACCCTGATCGTCATCTGCGTCCTCTTTGCCTTGGTGACGGTGCTGTTGTGGAACCGGTGCTCCAGCAGCCAAGCGGGGCCCTTCCTGCGCGGCCCCATCAGCAGCTTCCGGGCCGAGGGGCCAGAAAAGTGGGCGGCCGCCTCGGAGAGCAACCACGGCGATGCCCCTGCCCCGGCCAAGCAGCAGAGCGAGGAGGCTTCTCCCCAGGAGCAGCAGAAGGCCCCGCCGGTGGTGGGGGGCTTCCACGGGAACAAGTTCCTGGGGCTCAAGTACGAAGAGATTGACTGCCTGATCAATGATGAACACACCATCAAGGGCCGGCGGGAGGGTGGCGAGGTCTTCCTGCCCTTCTCCTGGGTGGAGAAGTACTTTGAGGTCTACGGGAAGATTGCCCAGTACGACGGCTACGACCGCTTCGAGTTCTCCCACAGCTACTCCAAGGTCTACACACAAAGATCCCCCTACCACCCAGACGGGGTCTTCATGTCCTTCGAGGGGTACAACGTGGAGGTCCGCGACCGGGTGAAGTGCATTAGCGGCATCGAAG GTGTGCCGCTGTCTACCCAGTGGGGACCCCAAGGCTATTTCTACCCCATCCAGATTGCCCAGTATGGACTCAGCCATTACAGCAAGAACCTGACCGAGAAGCCTCCGAATATCGTGATGTACGAGACGGCTGAGGAGCGGGACCAAAGCAGCCGGCCGGGGGACTGGACCGTCCCGAAGGGCTGCTCCGTCACAACACTGTCTGACAAATCCAGATTCACAAACGTCAAACAGTTTGTCGTCCCAG AAAGCTCTGAGGGAGCATCACTACAGCTGGGGAATGCAAAagatttcattatttcttttgatCTCAAGTTCGTAACGAACGGGAGCATTTCGGTGGTTCTGGAGACGACCGAGAAGAACCAGCTCTTTACCGTGCACTACGTCTCCAACACGCAACTGATCTCTTTTAAGGACAGGGATATTTCCTATGGCATCGGGCCCAGGACTAGCTGGAGCACAGTCACGCGAGACCTGGTGACGGACTTAAGGAAGGGGGTCGGTCTCTCCAACACGAAAGCGGTCAAGCAGACCAAAATCATGCCCAAGAAGGTGGTGAGGTTGGTGGTGAAGGGCAAGGGCTTCATCGACAACATCACTATTTCCACCACGGCTCATATGGCCGCTTTCTTCGCTGCCAGCGATTGGCTGGTGAGGAACCAGGATGAGAAGGGCGGCTGGCCCATCATGGTGACCCGGAAGCTGGGAGAAGGCTTTAAATCCTTGGACCCAGGCTGGTACTCAGCCATGGCCCAAGGACAGGCCATTTCCACCTTGGTCAGGGCTTACCTGTTGACGAAAGAACACACCTTCCTCGGTGCAGCCTTGCGGGCGACCGCACCTTACAAGCTCCCATCAGAGCAACACGGCGTGAAGGCTGTCTTCATGAACAGACACGACTGGTACGAGGAATACCCGACGTCGCCCAGCTCCTTTGTGCTGAACGGGTTCATGTATTCCCTGATCGGCTTGTACGACTTGAAGGAGACGGCCGGCGAGAAGCTGGGCCGGGAAGCCAAGCTCCTCTACGACCGGGGCATGGAGTCCCTGAAAGCCATGCTCCCGCTGTACGACACAGGTTCAGGGACCATCTACGACCTCAGGCACTTCATGCTGGGGACAGCGCCCAACCTGGCCCGCTGGGACTACCACACCACCCACATCAACCAGCTCCAGCTCCTCAGCACCATCGACGAGAGTCCCATCTTCAAGGAGTTTGTCAAGAGGTGGAAGAGCTACCTGCGAGGCGGCCGGGCCAAGCACAACTGA